From a single Solanum dulcamara chromosome 4, daSolDulc1.2, whole genome shotgun sequence genomic region:
- the LOC129887597 gene encoding stearoyl-[acyl-carrier-protein] 9-desaturase 6, chloroplastic-like yields the protein MQSTSFSQFTIPSIVCRCISLQRFSPVFAVAASPIAPPSRHQVTHSMPPEKLEVFKSLECWVSENVLNFRKPIEKCWQPSEFLPNPSQGFDEFMEEVRALRQRVLGLSDEYFVMLVGNMLAEDSLPTYQTIINTWDGVRDETGSSSCPWAIWTRAWAAEENRHGDLLRTYIYLSGRVDMMMIEKTMQYTIRAGMDNGTENNPYMGFVYTSFQERATFLSHGNMARLAKEAGDPVLARICGTIAADENAYTRVIEKLLEVDPNATMLAIANMMKKRIVMPQHLMYDGQDSNLFDNFSAVSQRLGVYTTRDYAEIVEFFVTRWKLEKLQGLTGEARSAQDFVCTFPVKVRKLENLIKKVEPRRVKFSWIFNKEVNV from the exons ATGCAATCCACAAGTTTCTCCCAATTCACTATTCCATCGATTGTATG CCGTTGCATATCATTGCAAAGGTTTTCTCCGGTCTTCGCAGTGGCTGCTTCACCTATAGCGCCTCCATCGCGCCACCAAGTAACTCACTCGATGCCACCAGAAAAATTAGAAGTCTTCAAGTCTTTAGAATGTTGGGTTTCCGAAAATGTCCTCAATTTTCGCAAGCCCATAGAGAAATGTTGGCAGCCTAGTGAATTTCTCCCTAACCCTTCTCAAGGGTTCGATGAATTCATGGAAGAAGTTCGGGCACTAAGACAACGAGTTTTAGGGCTTTCCGATGAGTATTTTGTGATGCTTGTAGGTAATATGCTAGCTGAAGATTCTTTACCTACTTATCAAACCATCATTAATACATGGGACGGAGTGCGGGATGAGACTGGGTCTAGTTCATGTCCATGGGCAATTTGGACTCGGGCATGGGCAGCTGAGGAGAACCGGCATGGAGATTTGCTACGAACTTACATTTATCTTTCAGGGAGAGTTGACATGATGATGATTGAAAAGACAATGCAATATACGATTCGAGCTGGAATG GACAACGGAACAGAGAACAATCCATATATGGGCTTTGTATATACATCATTTCAAGAGAGAGCGACATTTTTGTCGCATGGCAATATGGCTAGGCTAGCTAAAGAGGCCGGAGATCCCGTGCTAGCCCGTATATGTGGAACCATTGCAGCAGACGAGAATGCCTACACAAGAGTTATTGAGAAATTACTAGAAGTGGATCCAAATGCAACTATGTTAGCCATCGCGAACATGATGAAGAAGAGAATTGTAATGCCACAACATCTCATGTATGATGGGCAAGATTCGAATTTATTTGACAACTTCTCAGCAGTTTCTCAAAGGCTTGGGGTTTACACAACTCGTGATTATGCTGAAATAGTAGAATTTTTTGTAACACGGTGGAAATTGGAAAAGCTTCAAGGCTTGACAGGGGAAGCGAGGAGTGCGCAGGATTTTGTGTGCACATTTCCAGTTAAGGTTAGGAAGTTGGAAAATCTAATCAAGAAAGTTGAGCCGCGTCGAGTGAAATTTAGTTGGATTTTCAACAAAGAAGTGAATGTTTAG